One genomic segment of Luteitalea sp. includes these proteins:
- a CDS encoding Asp-tRNA(Asn)/Glu-tRNA(Gln) amidotransferase GatCAB subunit A, protein MPADVDLDHLTLTRAAARLADRSLRALDLLDACLSRLHATSSALNAFITVTEEEARQAATAADAACDAGRSQGPLHGIPMALKDLIDQQGVPTTAGSRVRDDEPPAAQDAVVAARLRAAGAVLIGKTNLHEFAFGSTNQDSAFGPVHHPSDQTRLSGGSSGGSAVAVATGMALASLGTDTGGSVRIPAAACGLVGLKPAYGEVPLDGVVPLSTSLDHVGPLCRTSEDAWIVHAVIAGLPADQAAPPAPRPPSSLRARVLRGYFMDLMEDEVRAHFESAVRQLAACGARISDATIAHAEDIVATYAAITLPEAAAWHAPYLAEHADRYTPAVRQRLEAGQQVLAVEYLRARAGREVLRREVMEALEGCDVLLLPTLPCVAPLVGQETVRLGEQDISARAAMLRLTQLFDLTGHPAVTVPCGTTRAGLPVGLQIVGRQTRDLMGWAGGVEREVMGVTG, encoded by the coding sequence ATGCCCGCTGATGTCGACCTCGACCACCTGACGCTTACCCGCGCCGCCGCACGCCTTGCTGACCGTTCACTTCGCGCGTTGGACCTGCTCGACGCCTGCTTGTCTCGCCTGCATGCGACGAGCAGCGCGTTGAATGCCTTCATCACCGTGACCGAAGAGGAAGCGCGACAAGCGGCAACGGCCGCGGACGCCGCGTGCGACGCCGGCCGGTCGCAGGGACCGTTGCACGGCATCCCGATGGCCTTGAAAGACCTCATCGACCAACAGGGTGTTCCGACGACGGCCGGTTCTCGCGTACGAGACGACGAGCCTCCTGCGGCGCAGGATGCTGTTGTTGCGGCACGCTTGCGCGCCGCTGGCGCTGTGCTGATTGGAAAGACCAACCTGCATGAATTCGCGTTCGGCTCCACCAACCAGGATTCCGCCTTTGGTCCTGTCCACCACCCGAGCGATCAGACGCGTCTCTCCGGCGGATCGAGTGGCGGCTCGGCGGTCGCCGTGGCAACCGGTATGGCCCTGGCGTCGCTTGGAACGGACACGGGTGGCTCGGTTCGCATTCCGGCCGCAGCATGCGGCCTGGTCGGCCTCAAGCCCGCTTACGGTGAAGTACCGCTCGATGGCGTCGTGCCGTTGAGCACATCGCTCGACCATGTCGGACCGCTCTGCCGGACGTCCGAGGATGCCTGGATCGTGCACGCGGTCATCGCCGGTCTGCCGGCAGACCAGGCTGCACCGCCTGCGCCGCGTCCGCCGTCGTCACTTCGAGCCCGAGTGTTGCGAGGCTACTTCATGGATCTCATGGAAGACGAGGTGCGCGCGCATTTCGAATCAGCCGTGCGCCAGCTCGCCGCGTGCGGTGCGCGCATCAGCGACGCGACAATCGCTCACGCCGAGGACATCGTGGCTACGTATGCGGCCATCACATTGCCCGAGGCGGCAGCCTGGCACGCACCATACCTGGCCGAGCACGCCGATCGCTACACTCCGGCCGTACGGCAGCGACTCGAGGCAGGCCAACAGGTTCTCGCCGTGGAGTACCTACGCGCCCGTGCGGGTCGCGAGGTGTTACGCCGGGAGGTCATGGAGGCTTTGGAAGGCTGCGATGTCCTCCTGCTGCCGACCCTCCCGTGCGTGGCGCCGCTCGTTGGGCAGGAGACGGTTCGCTTGGGCGAGCAGGATATCTCTGCACGTGCCGCGATGCTGCGGTTGACGCAACTCTTCGACCTCACCGGACATCCAGCCGTGACGGTACCGTGTGGCACGACGCGCGCCGGCTTACCCGTTGGCTTGCAAATCGTCGGACGGCAGACGCGGGACCTCATGGGATGGGCGGGGGGTGTTGAGCGAGAGGTCATGGGGGTGACGGGGTGA
- a CDS encoding insulinase family protein, translating to MDIPFIRHTLPNGLDVIVHEDHGTPIVAVNIWYHVGSKDEQPGLTGFAHLFEHLMFEGSAHHDDKYFAPLQEAGGQLNGSTNADRTNYWEVVPTGALELALWLESDRMGYLLPAVTEEKFVTQREVVLNERRQIYENRPYGMASIVLPQALYPSAHPYYWPTIGFPADLRAATLAQVHDFFQRYYHPGNASLAIAGDVGTDQALRLAETYFGDLPAGAPIDRLEVPIPATPQSRLLLEDRVELPRLYLAWQSPGVFATGDADLDLLAEVLGGGKVSRLYRRLVYEHRVAVDVVAVQSSRQLGGTFQIVATAAPGHQLAEIEAHIYEELARCATDGPTAEEIERARAQVEAEFVYRLQTVGGFGGKSDQLNAYNTYCGNPGYFGEDLARYQRASGDSVRTAAERWLTTAGVALSVVPTGQQARALPESALAEIS from the coding sequence ATGGACATCCCTTTCATCCGCCACACACTGCCCAATGGGCTCGACGTCATCGTTCATGAGGATCACGGGACGCCGATCGTGGCGGTCAATATCTGGTACCACGTGGGATCGAAGGACGAGCAGCCTGGTCTCACCGGCTTTGCGCACCTCTTCGAGCACCTGATGTTCGAAGGCTCGGCGCATCATGACGACAAGTACTTCGCGCCGTTGCAGGAGGCCGGTGGTCAGCTCAACGGCTCGACCAATGCCGACCGCACCAATTACTGGGAAGTCGTACCGACCGGTGCGCTCGAGCTCGCACTATGGCTCGAATCGGATCGCATGGGCTACTTGTTGCCAGCCGTCACCGAAGAGAAGTTCGTCACCCAGCGTGAGGTGGTGCTCAACGAGCGCCGGCAGATCTACGAGAACCGGCCCTACGGGATGGCATCCATTGTCCTGCCCCAGGCGCTGTATCCGTCGGCACACCCTTACTACTGGCCGACGATTGGCTTTCCCGCCGACCTGCGCGCGGCGACGCTTGCGCAGGTTCATGACTTCTTTCAGCGGTACTACCATCCAGGGAACGCGTCGCTCGCGATTGCCGGCGACGTTGGCACCGACCAGGCGCTGCGGCTCGCCGAGACGTACTTCGGTGATCTGCCTGCCGGCGCCCCGATCGATCGACTGGAGGTGCCCATCCCGGCGACACCGCAATCACGCCTGTTGCTCGAGGATCGGGTCGAGCTGCCCCGCTTGTACCTGGCCTGGCAAAGCCCTGGCGTCTTTGCTACGGGCGATGCCGACCTCGACCTGCTGGCAGAAGTGCTCGGCGGTGGCAAGGTTTCCCGCCTGTATCGACGGCTCGTCTACGAGCACCGAGTGGCAGTAGATGTCGTCGCGGTTCAGTCCTCGCGTCAGCTTGGCGGCACGTTCCAGATAGTGGCGACCGCGGCGCCCGGTCACCAACTCGCGGAGATTGAAGCGCACATCTACGAGGAGCTCGCGCGATGTGCGACCGATGGACCCACGGCCGAGGAGATCGAGCGTGCTCGTGCCCAGGTCGAAGCGGAGTTCGTCTATCGCCTGCAGACCGTTGGCGGCTTTGGCGGCAAGTCCGACCAGTTGAATGCTTACAACACCTACTGCGGCAACCCCGGCTACTTCGGTGAGGATCTCGCGCGTTATCAGCGCGCGTCTGGCGACTCGGTGCGGACTGCCGCAGAGAGGTGGCTCACCACGGCTGGCGTCGCGCTGAGCGTCGTGCCGACGGGTCAGCAGGCACGGGCGTTGCCCGAGTCTGCCCTGGCGGAGATCTCGTGA
- a CDS encoding abhydrolase domain-containing 18 produces the protein MITQLFHRWERKIHAVAQDRLVRPFEWGLEWLPEQARARQGSSAEIVDAYAETAVAESESFYAVTPAPQYALDAESALTFESAASTPHAVNNVVHARYFPALARGRRRAVLVLPHWNADETGYVALCQILARLGVSALRLTLPYHEQRMPAELRRADYIVSANVARTLIVNRQAVVDARRAIWWLANRGYQAIGILGTSLGSCLSMLTACHEPLVRAAALNHVSPFFADVVWEGLSTMHVRRGLEGHIDLPSLRRLWMPISPQPFVERIRNKRTLLVYARYDLTFPVHLSRELVREFRARAIPHQVVALPCGHYSTGMTPFKYLDGYVLTKFLLKAL, from the coding sequence ATGATCACGCAGCTGTTCCACCGCTGGGAACGAAAGATCCACGCTGTAGCGCAGGACCGCTTGGTCCGGCCATTCGAGTGGGGACTCGAGTGGTTGCCGGAGCAGGCCCGCGCTCGCCAAGGATCGTCCGCCGAGATCGTCGACGCTTATGCCGAGACCGCAGTTGCGGAGAGCGAATCGTTCTACGCGGTCACGCCGGCGCCGCAGTATGCACTCGACGCGGAGAGCGCTCTCACATTCGAGAGCGCGGCGAGCACGCCGCATGCCGTCAACAACGTCGTGCACGCGCGCTATTTTCCTGCCCTCGCACGCGGCCGGCGCCGCGCGGTGCTCGTGCTGCCCCACTGGAACGCGGATGAGACGGGCTACGTCGCGCTGTGCCAGATTCTGGCGCGTCTCGGCGTCAGTGCGCTGCGCCTGACGTTGCCCTACCATGAGCAACGCATGCCCGCCGAGCTCCGCCGCGCCGACTACATCGTCAGCGCCAACGTCGCGCGCACGCTCATCGTGAACCGCCAGGCCGTCGTCGATGCACGACGCGCCATCTGGTGGCTGGCCAACCGCGGCTACCAGGCCATCGGCATTCTCGGGACCAGCCTCGGGTCCTGTCTATCGATGCTCACCGCATGCCACGAGCCACTGGTACGCGCCGCGGCGCTCAATCACGTCTCGCCGTTCTTTGCCGACGTCGTGTGGGAAGGCTTGTCGACCATGCATGTACGGAGGGGCCTCGAGGGGCACATCGACCTGCCAAGCCTACGGCGACTCTGGATGCCGATCAGCCCTCAGCCCTTCGTCGAGCGAATCCGCAACAAGCGGACACTCCTCGTCTATGCCCGGTACGATTTGACGTTCCCGGTGCACCTTTCGCGAGAGCTCGTGCGAGAGTTCCGTGCCCGTGCCATCCCGCATCAGGTTGTCGCGCTCCCGTGCGGCCACTACAGCACGGGTATGACGCCGTTCAAGTATCTGGACGGCTATGTGCTGACGAAGTTTCTGCTCAAAGCGTTGTAG